GGAGTCGTGGCCCTGGCGGGCACGGGCTCCTTCGCGACAGGCTTCAACCGGGCGGGGGAGTGTCTGACCCTTGGGGGATGGGGCGCTCTTCTCGGCGACGAGGGGAGTGCGTACGACATAGGGCTCTCCGCACTGCGGGCTGTGGTACGAGCCTCCGAAGGAAGGGCAGCCCCGACTGTCCTGACTGACATGATCCTGGGGGAATGGAGGCTTGCGCGGGTGCGGGATCTCGTCGGGACGGTCTACAAAGCCGGACCCTCCCGCGAACGCATAGCCGGAGCTGCGAAGATTGTCTCCCGGGCGGCGGAGGTCGGCGACGGGGTGGCCAAAGGGATCCTGAAACGTGCGGGAGAGGATCTGGGGGCTCTTGCCGTCCACGTTCTGAGCAGACTGGATCTGACGGGGCAGCAAGCTCCGGTCGCCCTGACGGGGGGTGTTTCCAGGGCGGGGGCGGATCTCCACGACGCCTTCGCAAATACGGTCCAAGAGGCAGACCCGGGTTGTAGGATCGTAAAGCCTCGGTTTTCCCCCGCCCACGGCGCGCTTCTTTTGGCCTTGAGAAGTGCCGGAGTGCGGACTGAACCTGCTATCCTTGAGAGGCTGGATGAGACATCCGCCGGATTCGACTGGAGGAGGAACGGCGACAATGCTGGGTGAGAAGTACCTTGAGGCAGTGCGGGAAGTGCTGAGCCGGATCGGCGAGACCCAGAAGCAGAGTCTGGCAAGAGCGGCGGAGTTGGCCGCGGAGGCCATAGCCAAGGGCGGGGCCATCCACCTTCTCGACACTGGCCATCTCCTCATGCACGAGATGTTTGGGCGTGTGGGTGGGCTGATGCTGCTGAGGCCTGTGCAGCTAACCCTGGAGGTAGAAAACCCTGGGCCCAAGAGGCGCGGGAGGTCAAAGCCGAAAGTGTACCTGGACGAGATCCCGGGCCTGCCCCAGTTCGTCCTGGATCGCAGTGAGATCTACCCCGGGGATGTCCTCATAATCGGCTCCGTGTCAGGAAAGAACGTGCTCCCGGTCGGCGTGGCCTTGCTCGCGAGGGAGCAGGGGGTGAAAGTCATCGCCCTGACCTCCGTCGAGTACTCTCGGTTTCTGGAGCCCAGGCATCCATCGGGGAAGAGGCTCTTCGAGGTGGCCGATGTGGTCCTCGACAACTGCGGGGTTGTGGGCGATGCCACACTCGAGGTTCCCGGAATGGAAGCGAAGATCTGTCCTACATCCGGCATCGCCGCCGCTTGCCTCATGTGGATGCTCGAGGCCGAGATCGTAGAAGCACTGCTCGCCCGAGGGATGAAGCCCCACGTCTACCTGAGCAACCACATGCCAGGAGCGGGCGAGTTCAACCGCCGGGCACTTGAGGAATACGAATCACAAGGATACTGATGCACTGCTCATTTGATGAGCCTGAGAAGCATGCCGAAGAAGAGCGACAGCCCCGACACCACCATGCTCACAACGATCATGGAGCCAAAAGGTGCGA
This is a stretch of genomic DNA from Bacillota bacterium. It encodes these proteins:
- a CDS encoding sugar isomerase domain-containing protein; this encodes MLGEKYLEAVREVLSRIGETQKQSLARAAELAAEAIAKGGAIHLLDTGHLLMHEMFGRVGGLMLLRPVQLTLEVENPGPKRRGRSKPKVYLDEIPGLPQFVLDRSEIYPGDVLIIGSVSGKNVLPVGVALLAREQGVKVIALTSVEYSRFLEPRHPSGKRLFEVADVVLDNCGVVGDATLEVPGMEAKICPTSGIAAACLMWMLEAEIVEALLARGMKPHVYLSNHMPGAGEFNRRALEEYESQGY